One Vicia villosa cultivar HV-30 ecotype Madison, WI unplaced genomic scaffold, Vvil1.0 ctg.000852F_1_1, whole genome shotgun sequence genomic window carries:
- the LOC131631617 gene encoding uncharacterized protein LOC131631617, producing the protein MPDTVKQLPANVSWPQNPVFEQLHLAAAQRQQILDILQLFQPVAFERDSVLWTATPEDIFSFSSFFNMLTQSRVPFGPIHFSNSVFKLIWKGDIPNKVKVFVWRCYINRVPTIDLLISREVSIPIGERKCVFCTVCVESLNHTLLECSVASLIWREIGEWISYKMLEQDLF; encoded by the coding sequence ATGCCTGATACTGTTAAGCAGCTGCCTGCTAATGTTTCATGGCCGCAGAATCCCGTCTTTGAGCAGCTGCATCTTGCTGCAGCCCAACGGCAGCAGATCCTCGACATCCTGCAGCTCTTCCAGCCGGTAGCTTTCGAAAGGGACTCGGTTTTATGGACAGCGACACCGGAAGATATCTTCTCGTTTAGTAGCTTCTTTAATATGTTGACTCAGTCTCGCGTTCCTTTTGGCCCGATTCACTTTTCAAATTCTGTTTTCAAGCTAATTTGGAAGGGAGACATCCCGAATAAGGTGAAAGTTTTCGTGTGGCGTTGTTATATCAATAGGGTTCCTACTATTGATCTTCTTATTTCTAGGGAAGTTTCTATTCCTATTGGCGAACGCAAGTGTGTTTTCTGTACGGTTTGTGTCGAGTCTCTGAATCATACTTTGTTGGAGTGTAGTGTAGCTAGCCTCATTTGGAGGGAGATAGGTGAATGGATAAGCTAtaagatgttagaacaagatttgttctga